One stretch of Punica granatum isolate Tunisia-2019 chromosome 5, ASM765513v2, whole genome shotgun sequence DNA includes these proteins:
- the LOC116207599 gene encoding uncharacterized protein LOC116207599: MVDVDRRMAGFKPAHLAGLRRLSARAAASTPSSAPATARTGLLSFSSLAQQVIAHLRKTGVEVQPGLSDPEFARTEAEFGFTFPPDLRAILSAGLPVGPGFPNWRAAGGARLHLRASIDLPVAAITFQVARNSLWSKSWGPRPSETEAALRVARNALKRAPVLIPIFNHCYVPCSPALAGNPVFFVDEDRIFCCGSELSDFFERESLFGSSRPDPKVLRKQRSVGPKSSGSSLSDFSNRSSDAASAAAKTPRWVEFWTEAAVDRRRRNSSSSSSSSPDRYFDMPRFKSPNWVGEYIERIGSVLREGGWSESDVSEIVHVSGSGFFGAEMVLLDNQAVLDALLLKADRFSDSLRRSGWSSDEVSDAFGFDFRPEKGKRPTVKLSPVLVERIGKLAESVSRS, translated from the exons ATGGTCGACGTGGACCGGAGGATGGCCGGGTTCAAGCCAGCCCACCTAGCCGGCCTCCGCCGCCTCTCCGCCAGGGCCGCAGCATCCACCCCTTCCTCCGCCCCCGCCACCGCCCGCACCGGTCtcctctccttctcctccCTCGCCCAACAAGTCATCGCTCATTTGCGCAAGACCGGCGTCGAAGTCCAACCCGGCCTGTCCGACCCGGAGTTCGCCCGAACCGAAGCAGAGTTCGGGTTCACCTTCCCCCCGGACCTGCGGGCCATTCTCTCTGCCGGCCTGCCCGTCGGCCCCGGGTTCCCCAATTGGCGCGCCGCCGGAGGAGCTCGTCTCCACCTACGGGCGTCCATCGACCTCCCCGTCGCCGCCATCACCTTCCAAGTGGCCCGAAACTCTCTCTGGTCCAAATCATGGGGTCCCAGACCCTCCGAGACAGAGGCGGCCTTGCGGGTGGCGAGGAACGCCCTGAAGAGGGCGCCGGTCCTCATTCCGATCTTCAACCACTGCTACGTGCCCTGCAGCCCGGCCTTGGCGGGCAACCCGGTCTTCTTTGTGGACGAGGACCGGATATTCTGCTGCGGGTCGGAGCTATCCGACTTCTTCGAGAGGGAATCCCTGTTCGGAAGCTCCCGACCCGACCCGAAGGTCCTCAGGAAGCAAAGGTCCGTCGGGCCGAAATCGTCCGGGTCGTCACTGTCTGACTTCTCCAATAGAAGCTCCGACGCGGCCTCTGCTGCAGCCAAGACGCCGAGGTGGGTGGAGTTTTGGACGGAGGCTGCCGTCGACCGCCGCCGGAGgaactcctcttcttcatcttcgtcGTCGCCCGATAG GTACTTCGACATGCCGAGGTTCAAGAGCCCAAACTGGGTAGGGGAGTACATCGAGCGGATCGGTTCGGTCCTGAGGGAAGGCGGGTGGAGCGAGTCGGATGTATCCGAGATCGTCCATGTGTCGGGGTCTGGTTTCTTTGGAGCCGAGATGGTTTTATTAGACAACCAGGCGGTTCTCGATGCCCTGCTCTTGAAAGCGGACCGGTTCTCGGACTCGCTTCGGAGATCCGGGTGGAGTTCCGATGAGGTGTCCGATGCTTTCGGGTTCGACTTCCGGCCCGAGAAGGGGAAGAGACCAACCGTGAAGCTGTCGCCGGTGCTTGTGGAGCGGATAGGGAAACTGGCCGAGTCGGTTTCCCGGTCATAA
- the LOC116207564 gene encoding zeaxanthin epoxidase, chloroplastic-like — protein sequence MPLMASSSLLFNSIIHPSSPPLSRTHLPIHPTKEHPSDLSPHSSRTRASFRNRGRKQLQPVAAAATAAPAADVTNGEIPTRKLRVLVAGGGIGGLVFALAAKRKGFEVAVFEKDISAIRGEGQYRGPIQIQSNALAALEAIDMDVAEEVMRAGCITGDRINGLVDGVSGTWYVKFDTFTPAAERGLPVTRVISRMTLQRILAQHVGDDVILNDSNVVDFEDDGSKVTVTLENGQQFEGDILVGADGIWSKVRTKLFGPKDAVYSGYTCYTGIADFIPADIETVGYRVFLGHKQYFVSSDVGGGKMQWYAFHKEPPGGVDNPRRKKERLLKIFDGWCDNVIDLILATDEEAILRRDIYDRTPVVTWGRGRVTLLGDSIHAMQPNMGQGGCMAIEDGYQLAIELEKAWKHSIESGKPLDVISSLKSYERERRLRVAVIHGMARMAAIMASTYKAYLGVGLGPLSFLTKFRIPHPGRVGGRFFIDVAMPLMLNWVLGGNSLKLEGRPLCCRLSDKASDQLSKWFKDNDALERAINGEWILLPSGNETSLQQPIKLSRDEGKDYIIGSDVNNDLGGVPVTISLPQVSNLHARISYKEGAYFLTDLQSKHGTWITDNEGKRYRVSPNFPTRFRPSDVIEFGSDKRAMFRVKVIRSPVSTAETETRGGILQTA from the exons ATGCCTTTGATGGCTTCTTCCTCTTTGCTCTTCAACTCCATAATCCATCCTTCCTCTCCACCTCTCTCACGGACCCACCTCCCGATTCACCCCACCAAAGAGCACCCGTCGGACCTCTCTCCTCACAGCTCAAGAACAAGAGCCAGCTTCAGGAACAGGGGCAGGAAGCAGCTGCAGCCCGTTGCCGCCGCAGCTACAGCTGCTCCCGCGGCGGATGTGACAAACGGGGAAATCCCCACGAGGAAGCTGCGGGTCCTCGTGGCGGGGGGCGGGATTGGGGGTCTGGTCTTCGCCCTGGCGGCGAAGAGGAAGGGGTTCGAGGTGGCGGTGTTCGAGAAAGACATAAGCGCCATTAGAGGGGAAGGTCAGTACAGGGGACCCATTCAGATTCAGAGCAACGCCCTGGCCGCTCTCGAGGCTATCGACATGGACGTCGCCGAGGAGGTCATGAGGGCGGGCTGTATCACCGGTGACAGGATCAATGGTCTCGTCGATGGCGTCTCCGGTACTTG GTACGTCAAATTTGATACGTTCACTCCTGCGGCAGAGAGGGGGCTTCCCGTCACTCGAGTCATTAGCCGAATGACTCTGCAGCGGATCCTTGCTCAGCACGTCGGGGATGATGTCATCTTAAATGATAGTAATGTGGTTGATTTTGAGGATGATGGCAGTAAG GTTACCGTGACTCTTGAAAATGGACAGCAGTTTGAGGGTGATATTCTAGTTGGTGCTGATGGCATATGGTCGAAG GTGCGGACGAAGTTATTTGGACCAAAGGATGCCGTGTACTCAGGCTACACTTGTTACACGGGCATCGCAGATTTCATACCTGCTGATATTGAAACTGTTGG ATACCGAGTATTTCTTGGCCACAAACAATACTTCGTGTCTTCTGATGTTGGTGGAGGGAAGATGCAGTGGTATGCCTTCCACAAGGAACCACCTGGTGGCGTTGACAACCCTCGTC GGAAAAAGGAGAGGCTTCTGAAGATTTTTGATGGTTGGTGTGACAATGTGATTGATCTGATACTTGCAACAGATGAAGAAGCAATTCTTCGACGAGATATTTATGATCGGACACCTGTGGTTACATGGGGGAGGGGTCGTGTGACTCTTCTTGGGGATTCTATTCACGCCATGCAGCCGAATATGGGGCAAGGTGGATGTATGGCCATCGAG GATGGTTACCAACTTGCAATAGAGCTCGAGAAAGCATGGAAACATAGCATTGAGTCGGGAAAACCCCTTGATGTCATTTCATCTCTGAAGAG CTATGAGAGAGAAAGGCGGCTCAGAGTGGCCGTCATTCATGGGATGGCGAGAATGGCCGCTATTATGGCATCAACTTACAAAGCCTATCTAGGTGTTGGACTTGGGCCACTTTCG TTCCTGACAAAGTTTCGGATCCCACATCCTGGAAGAGTTGGAGGGAGATTCTTTATTGATGTAGCCATGCCACTTATGCTAAATTGGGTATTAGGTGGCAATAG CTTGAAGCTCGAGGGGAGGCCGCTCTGTTGTAGGCTCTCAGACAAA GCAAGTGACCAGCTGTCAAAATGGTTCAAGGATAATGATGCCCTTGAGCGCGCTATTAATGGAGA ATGGATTCTCTTACCTTCCGGAAACGAGACTAGTTTGCAGCAGCCTATTAAATTAAGTCGGGATGAAGGCAAAGATTACATCATTGG GAGCGATGTTAACAATGATCTAGGGGGAGTTCCAGTAACGATATCTCTACCTCAG GTTTCAAACTTGCATGCCCGTATAAGCTACAAGGAAGGCGCGTACTTCCTGACCGATCTCCAGAGCAAACATGGAACCTGGATCACCGA TAATGAAGGGAAGCGGTACCGGGTGTCCCCAAACTTCCCAACCCGATTCCGTCCATCAGATGTTATTGAGTTTGGATCTGACAAGAGG GCAATGTTTCGAGTTAAGGTGATAAGATCTCCGGTAAGTACTGCAGAAACCGAAACAAGAGGAGGGATTCTCCAGACAGCATAG